From the Pseudoxanthobacter soli DSM 19599 genome, one window contains:
- the rpsU gene encoding 30S ribosomal protein S21: MQVLVRDNNVDQALKALKKKMQREGIFREMKLRGHYEKPSEKKAREKAEAVRRARKLARKRAQREGLVPTKVVAKR; encoded by the coding sequence GTGCAGGTTCTCGTCCGCGACAACAACGTCGACCAGGCTCTGAAGGCTCTCAAGAAGAAGATGCAGCGCGAAGGCATCTTCCGCGAGATGAAGCTCCGCGGTCATTACGAAAAGCCGTCGGAGAAGAAGGCGCGTGAGAAGGCCGAGGCCGTTCGCCGTGCGCGCAAGCTTGCCCGCAAGCGCGCGCAGCGCGAGGGTCTGGTGCCGACCAAGGTCGTCGCCAAGCGCTGA
- a CDS encoding NrsF family protein, with product MPHLPDISARSDDTDRDAPGRPGRDTRHGLSGQPHAGRDEAGDSHDLGARDLASRDLSPHDLPSYDDDPDLTAGGSAAARLEALIGDLADEPPPVERMSTPALRATSWLAIVGALTITLAVFADLEELFGRMVDMPEFALALAASVVTMGLAALAAFELSVPDRSPTWALVPLPSAAIWIGASIAGFVRVWMAPDDAYDPTLSEVRDCLVLILALALPLSALMVFMLRRAYSLWPRLAAATAGLAAVSAGLTLFNLFRPWDAAAADLFVNFIAVAAVIGCSVAFGAPALTRTLRRPAKKSPRT from the coding sequence ATGCCTCATCTGCCGGATATTTCCGCCCGGTCGGACGACACCGACCGCGATGCGCCGGGGCGCCCCGGGCGGGACACGCGGCATGGCCTCTCCGGCCAGCCCCACGCCGGGCGCGACGAGGCCGGCGATTCGCACGATCTCGGCGCCCGCGATCTCGCCTCCCGAGATCTCTCGCCGCACGATCTCCCCTCCTACGACGATGATCCCGACCTGACCGCCGGGGGCTCGGCGGCCGCGCGGCTCGAGGCCCTGATCGGCGATCTCGCCGACGAACCGCCCCCGGTCGAGCGGATGTCCACGCCGGCCCTCAGGGCGACGAGCTGGCTCGCCATCGTCGGCGCGCTCACCATCACGCTCGCCGTGTTCGCCGATCTCGAGGAACTGTTCGGGCGCATGGTGGACATGCCGGAGTTCGCGCTCGCCCTTGCGGCATCCGTCGTCACGATGGGCCTTGCCGCGCTCGCGGCCTTCGAACTCTCGGTTCCGGACCGTTCGCCCACCTGGGCGCTGGTGCCGCTGCCCTCCGCCGCGATCTGGATCGGGGCCAGCATCGCCGGCTTCGTGCGCGTGTGGATGGCGCCCGACGATGCCTACGACCCGACCTTGAGCGAGGTGCGCGACTGCCTCGTGCTGATTCTCGCGCTCGCCCTGCCCCTGTCGGCGCTGATGGTGTTCATGCTGCGGCGGGCCTATTCGCTCTGGCCGCGGCTGGCGGCGGCGACGGCGGGCCTCGCGGCCGTCTCCGCCGGGCTGACGCTGTTCAACCTGTTCCGCCCGTGGGACGCGGCGGCGGCCGATCTCTTCGTCAACTTCATCGCGGTCGCGGCCGTGATCGGCTGCAGCGTCGCGTTCGGCGCGCCCGCCCTGACGCGCACGCTGCGCCGTCCGGCGAAGAAATCGCCCCGCACCTGA
- a CDS encoding sigma-70 family RNA polymerase sigma factor, giving the protein MSDTPLSQKSPVPDADARLSALMVAAQEGDGRAYQTVLRESVPLIRSAARRQGVPPDRLDDVVQDVLLTLHQARHTYERGRSFTAWIRTIAQRRAIDLLRRQTRRDSREVHAPLAYENHPDSEADQTAVVDFQGRIEWLGKAIATLPAGQREAVEELALRQRSLAEAAAATGRSMGALKVNLHRALKALTVRLASQD; this is encoded by the coding sequence ATGTCCGACACTCCTCTCTCTCAGAAGTCTCCGGTTCCGGATGCCGATGCGCGTTTGAGCGCGCTGATGGTCGCCGCCCAGGAAGGCGACGGCCGCGCCTATCAGACCGTGCTGCGGGAAAGCGTGCCGCTGATCCGGTCGGCCGCGCGCCGGCAGGGCGTGCCGCCGGACCGGCTGGACGACGTGGTGCAGGACGTGCTCCTCACCCTCCATCAGGCGCGGCACACCTATGAGCGCGGCCGGTCGTTCACGGCGTGGATTCGCACCATCGCGCAGCGCAGGGCAATCGATCTCCTCCGCCGCCAGACCCGCCGCGACAGCCGCGAGGTCCACGCCCCGCTCGCCTACGAGAACCATCCTGATTCCGAGGCCGATCAGACCGCCGTAGTCGACTTCCAGGGCCGCATCGAATGGCTGGGCAAGGCCATCGCCACCTTGCCCGCGGGCCAGCGCGAAGCGGTCGAGGAACTGGCGCTGCGGCAGCGGTCGCTCGCGGAAGCGGCGGCCGCAACGGGGCGGTCGATGGGGGCGTTGAAGGTGAACTTGCACCGTGCGCTAAAGGCGCTCACGGTGCGTCTCGCCAGTCAGGACTGA
- a CDS encoding UxaA family hydrolase — protein sequence MSTITVSAPERPPILRLHADDNVVVAVDGLGEGALAEGVVTRERIPRGHKIAVRPIAEGESIRKFGQIIGAASRPIAAGEWVHEHNCRMETFERDYRYAEEARPATMVPESERATFQGFRRADGRAGTRNYVGILTSVNCSATVARFVAKEIERSGILDDYPNIDGVIPLVHGTGCGMASKGEGFDILKRTQWGYAANPNMGGVVMVGLGCEVFQIARMKSEYGLSESETFRTLTIQDSGGTRKAVERAVADIREMLPAVDAARRETIPASELVLALQCGGSDGYSGITANPALGAAVDLLVANGGTAILSETPEIYGAEHLLTRRAVNREVGEKLVDIIHWWEDYTTRNHGDMNNNPSPGNKAGGLTTILEKSLGAAAKAGTTALADVYRYAEQVRTRGLVFMDTPGYDPVSATGQVAGGANVLCFTTGRGSAYGCKPTPSIKLATNSETYRRMPDDMDINCGDVVEGVSIEDKGREIFQTVLRVASGERSKSELLGYGDAEFVPWQVGATM from the coding sequence ATGTCCACGATCACCGTCTCCGCTCCCGAACGCCCGCCGATCCTGAGGCTTCATGCCGACGACAACGTCGTGGTCGCCGTCGACGGCCTCGGTGAAGGCGCCCTCGCGGAAGGCGTCGTCACGCGCGAGCGCATTCCGCGCGGCCACAAGATCGCGGTGCGGCCCATCGCGGAGGGCGAATCCATCCGCAAGTTCGGCCAGATCATCGGCGCCGCCTCGCGGCCGATCGCGGCCGGCGAGTGGGTGCACGAGCACAATTGCCGGATGGAGACGTTCGAGCGCGACTATCGCTATGCGGAGGAGGCCCGCCCGGCCACGATGGTGCCGGAAAGCGAGCGCGCGACCTTCCAGGGCTTCCGCCGGGCGGACGGCCGCGCGGGCACGCGCAACTATGTCGGCATCCTCACCTCGGTGAACTGCTCGGCCACGGTCGCCCGCTTCGTCGCCAAGGAGATCGAGCGCTCGGGCATCCTCGACGACTATCCCAACATCGACGGCGTCATCCCGCTGGTGCACGGCACCGGCTGCGGCATGGCTTCCAAGGGCGAAGGCTTCGACATTCTGAAGCGCACCCAGTGGGGCTACGCGGCCAACCCGAACATGGGCGGCGTCGTGATGGTCGGCCTCGGCTGCGAGGTGTTCCAGATCGCCCGCATGAAGAGCGAATACGGCCTTTCCGAAAGCGAGACCTTCCGCACCCTGACGATTCAGGACAGCGGCGGCACCCGCAAGGCGGTGGAGCGCGCGGTGGCCGATATCCGCGAGATGCTGCCAGCGGTCGACGCCGCGCGGCGCGAGACCATTCCGGCTTCCGAACTGGTGCTCGCCCTGCAGTGCGGCGGTTCGGACGGCTATTCCGGCATCACCGCCAACCCGGCGCTCGGCGCGGCCGTCGACCTGCTCGTCGCCAACGGCGGCACGGCGATCCTGTCGGAGACGCCCGAGATCTACGGCGCGGAGCACCTGCTGACCCGCCGCGCGGTCAATCGCGAGGTGGGTGAGAAGCTGGTCGACATCATCCACTGGTGGGAGGACTACACCACCCGCAACCACGGCGACATGAACAACAACCCGTCGCCGGGCAACAAGGCGGGCGGGCTCACCACCATTCTGGAGAAGTCGCTCGGCGCCGCCGCCAAGGCCGGCACCACGGCGCTCGCCGACGTCTACCGCTATGCCGAACAGGTCCGCACCCGCGGCCTCGTGTTCATGGACACCCCCGGCTACGATCCGGTCTCTGCGACGGGACAGGTGGCGGGCGGCGCCAACGTGCTGTGCTTCACCACCGGCCGCGGCTCGGCCTATGGCTGCAAGCCGACGCCCTCGATCAAGCTCGCGACCAACTCCGAGACCTACCGCCGGATGCCCGACGACATGGACATCAATTGCGGCGACGTGGTCGAGGGCGTTTCCATCGAGGACAAGGGCCGGGAGATTTTCCAGACCGTGCTGCGGGTCGCCTCGGGCGAGCGCTCGAAGTCCGAACTGCTCGGCTACGGCGACGCGGAATTCGTGCCCTGGCAGGTCGGCGCGACCATGTGA
- a CDS encoding acyltransferase family protein codes for MTRANNFDFLRVLAALSVLYGHMFVLMGEPVPFLLGTSLHGLGIDIFFCVSGYLITLSWQADPSPARFARRRALRILPGLAGVLLFSVFVLGPLVTTVPLGAYFASGETWRYLGNIVLFPRIHHTLPGVFADNPFPGAVNGSLWSLPVEVLMYVMSSAIGLAVLVAVRLGLPRVFARALPWHLLGGAVLWGFLIAVEASGRTSLFVAGSDMTVIAGLGLYYLSGAVLALSPNRLPLRTDIAVLIVGALVVMPATALPFAPRAFLFAYAVLAFARGTSFAGFARWGDFSYGLYLYAFPMQQVVAAHFHGVLGVHVAALVSLAGALALAVLSWHFIEAPALRLKPRRPGGRKQAIAA; via the coding sequence ATGACGCGCGCCAACAATTTCGATTTCCTGCGCGTGCTCGCGGCCCTGTCTGTGCTCTACGGCCACATGTTCGTGCTGATGGGCGAGCCGGTGCCGTTCCTGCTCGGCACCTCGCTGCACGGGCTCGGCATCGACATCTTCTTCTGCGTCAGCGGCTATCTCATCACGCTGAGCTGGCAGGCGGACCCCTCGCCGGCCCGGTTCGCAAGGCGCCGCGCCCTGCGCATCCTGCCCGGCCTCGCCGGCGTGCTGCTGTTCTCGGTGTTCGTGCTCGGCCCGCTCGTCACCACCGTTCCGCTCGGTGCCTATTTCGCGTCCGGCGAGACGTGGCGCTATCTCGGCAACATCGTGCTGTTTCCCCGCATCCATCACACCCTGCCGGGCGTGTTCGCCGACAATCCGTTCCCCGGCGCCGTCAACGGCTCGCTGTGGAGCCTGCCGGTCGAGGTGCTGATGTATGTGATGTCGTCGGCGATCGGCCTCGCCGTGCTGGTGGCGGTGCGCCTCGGACTGCCCCGCGTGTTCGCGCGCGCGCTGCCGTGGCATCTTCTCGGCGGCGCGGTGCTGTGGGGCTTCCTGATCGCGGTCGAGGCGAGCGGGCGCACCAGCCTGTTCGTAGCCGGCTCGGATATGACGGTGATCGCCGGGCTCGGGCTCTATTATCTGAGCGGCGCGGTGCTGGCGCTGAGCCCGAACCGGCTGCCGCTGCGGACGGACATCGCCGTGCTGATCGTCGGCGCGCTGGTGGTGATGCCCGCGACCGCGCTGCCGTTCGCGCCGCGCGCCTTCCTGTTCGCCTATGCCGTGCTGGCCTTCGCCCGGGGGACATCCTTTGCCGGCTTCGCACGGTGGGGCGACTTCTCCTACGGGCTCTATCTCTACGCCTTTCCGATGCAGCAGGTGGTGGCGGCGCATTTCCACGGCGTCCTTGGCGTTCACGTCGCCGCGCTGGTGTCGCTGGCCGGCGCGCTGGCGCTGGCAGTTTTGTCCTGGCACTTCATCGAGGCGCCCGCCCTGAGGCTCAAACCCCGCCGCCCGGGCGGGCGGAAGCAGGCCATCGCGGCATAG
- a CDS encoding urease accessory protein UreD, giving the protein MTPSMPVPASSVPAPSDAGLPGAAAAAVVPAFVRAHGGVGLTLTAAPRGTEAMRVREAGGYRVRFPAVEGRHCEAVLINTGGGMTGGDTMRVEIEAGEGADAVVTTQAAEKIYRSQGADTRVDVSIRLASGASFAWLPQETILFDGSRLRRSLEIDLAGDARLLMAESLFFGRAAMGESFARGAFRDRWRLRRDGRLVLAEGVRIEDDIAGTLERAPLGGGARAVATLVCVAPDAESRLDEARAHLEGAVSECGASAWDGLLVVRMLCREAAALRADLVRFLVAFRGMAMPRSW; this is encoded by the coding sequence ATGACGCCGTCGATGCCCGTTCCCGCCTCGTCCGTTCCCGCCCCGTCCGATGCCGGCCTGCCGGGCGCTGCCGCAGCGGCCGTCGTGCCGGCCTTCGTGCGCGCCCACGGCGGCGTCGGCCTCACGCTCACCGCCGCGCCGCGCGGCACCGAGGCGATGCGGGTGCGTGAGGCGGGCGGCTACCGCGTGCGCTTCCCCGCGGTGGAAGGGCGCCATTGCGAGGCCGTGCTGATCAACACCGGCGGCGGCATGACCGGCGGCGACACCATGCGCGTCGAGATCGAGGCGGGCGAGGGCGCGGACGCGGTGGTGACGACCCAGGCGGCGGAGAAGATCTATCGCTCGCAGGGTGCCGACACCCGCGTCGACGTTTCCATCCGGCTTGCGTCAGGCGCGAGTTTTGCATGGCTGCCGCAGGAAACCATTCTGTTCGACGGGTCGCGGCTTCGCCGCTCGCTCGAGATCGACCTTGCCGGGGATGCGCGCCTGCTGATGGCGGAGAGCCTGTTTTTTGGTCGTGCGGCCATGGGGGAAAGTTTCGCGCGCGGCGCGTTCCGCGATCGCTGGCGGCTGCGCCGCGACGGCCGGCTGGTGCTGGCCGAGGGCGTGCGGATCGAGGACGACATCGCCGGCACGCTGGAGCGCGCGCCGCTCGGCGGCGGCGCGCGCGCCGTGGCCACGCTCGTCTGTGTGGCGCCGGACGCCGAATCCCGTCTGGACGAGGCCCGTGCCCATCTCGAAGGCGCCGTGAGCGAATGCGGGGCAAGCGCGTGGGACGGGCTTCTCGTGGTCCGGATGCTCTGCCGCGAGGCCGCCGCCCTCAGGGCCGATCTGGTGCGCTTCCTCGTTGCCTTCAGGGGAATGGCGATGCCGCGATCCTGGTAG
- a CDS encoding urease subunit gamma, translating to MNLTPREKDKLLVAMAAMVARRRLERGVKLNHPETVALITDFVVEGARDGRTVADLMEAGAHVVTADQVMDGVAEMIHDVQVEATFPDGTKLVTVHNPVRGALGRLDPGAVETAEGEIVLNVGRATVTLTVSNTGDRPIQVGSHYHFYETNAALSFDREAARGMRLDIPSGTAVRFEPGQTREVNLVALAGERTVYGFRQAVMGKL from the coding sequence ATGAACCTGACACCCCGGGAAAAGGACAAGCTGCTCGTCGCCATGGCGGCGATGGTGGCCCGTCGCCGGCTGGAGCGCGGCGTGAAGCTCAACCATCCGGAAACGGTCGCGCTCATCACCGACTTCGTCGTGGAGGGCGCGCGCGACGGCCGCACCGTGGCCGACCTGATGGAAGCCGGCGCCCACGTCGTGACCGCCGACCAGGTGATGGACGGCGTCGCCGAGATGATCCACGACGTGCAGGTCGAGGCGACGTTCCCGGACGGCACCAAGCTCGTGACCGTCCACAACCCGGTCCGCGGCGCGCTCGGCCGGCTCGATCCCGGCGCGGTGGAGACGGCCGAGGGCGAGATCGTGCTCAACGTGGGCCGGGCGACGGTCACGCTCACCGTCTCCAACACCGGCGACCGGCCGATCCAGGTCGGCTCGCACTACCATTTCTACGAGACCAACGCCGCGCTTTCCTTCGACCGCGAGGCCGCCCGCGGCATGCGCCTCGACATTCCCTCGGGAACCGCCGTGCGCTTCGAGCCGGGCCAGACGCGCGAGGTCAACCTCGTGGCGCTTGCCGGCGAACGCACCGTCTACGGCTTCCGCCAGGCGGTGATGGGCAAGCTCTGA
- the ureC gene encoding urease subunit alpha — MAYTLSRAAYAGLFGPTTGDKVRLADTELFIEVEKDFTTYGEEVSFGGGKVIRDGMGQSQATRAQGAVDTVITNAVILDHWGIVKADVGLKGGRIAAIGKAGNPDIQPDVTIIIGPGTEIIAGEGKILTAGGFDSHIHFICPQQVDDALMSGITTLLGGGTGPAEGTKATTCTPGPWHIEMMIRAVDSMPVNIGIAAKGNASLPGSLVEQVMAGACAMKLHEDWGTTPAAIDNCLSVADEYDVQVMIHTDTLNESGFVEDTIAAFKGRTIHAFHTEGAGGGHAPDIIKVAGLPNVLPSSTNPTRPFTRNTLDEHLDMLMVCHHLDPSIPEDLAFAESRIRKETIAAEDILHDLGVLSMMSSDSQAMGRLGEVATRTWQTAHKMKVQRGPLPGENGNDNVRAKRYIAKYTINPAVAHGVSKHIGSVEPGKLADLVLWSPAFFGTKPDLVLKGGMIVAAPMGDPNASIPTPQPVHYRHMFGAFGKAVGATSVTFVSKAAIEGGLAGRLGLEKTLVAVENTRGGIGKRSMIHNDATPKITVDPETYAVTADGELLVCEPAEVLPMAQRYFLF; from the coding sequence ATGGCTTACACGCTTTCCCGCGCCGCCTATGCCGGCCTGTTCGGACCGACGACCGGCGACAAGGTGCGCCTCGCCGATACCGAACTCTTCATCGAGGTCGAAAAGGACTTCACCACCTACGGCGAGGAAGTCTCGTTCGGCGGCGGCAAGGTCATCCGCGACGGCATGGGTCAGTCCCAGGCGACGCGGGCGCAGGGTGCGGTCGACACCGTCATCACCAACGCCGTGATCCTCGACCACTGGGGGATCGTGAAGGCCGACGTCGGCCTCAAGGGCGGCCGCATCGCCGCCATCGGCAAGGCCGGCAACCCGGACATCCAGCCGGACGTGACCATCATCATCGGCCCGGGCACCGAGATCATCGCCGGCGAGGGCAAGATCCTCACCGCCGGCGGCTTCGATTCCCACATCCACTTCATCTGCCCGCAGCAGGTGGACGACGCGCTGATGTCGGGCATCACCACCCTGCTCGGCGGCGGCACCGGGCCGGCGGAAGGCACCAAGGCCACCACCTGCACCCCCGGCCCGTGGCACATCGAGATGATGATCCGCGCCGTGGACAGCATGCCCGTCAATATCGGCATCGCCGCCAAGGGCAACGCCTCGCTGCCGGGAAGCCTCGTCGAGCAGGTGATGGCGGGCGCGTGCGCGATGAAGCTGCACGAGGACTGGGGCACCACGCCGGCCGCCATCGACAACTGCCTGTCGGTCGCCGACGAATACGACGTGCAGGTGATGATCCACACCGACACGCTGAACGAATCGGGCTTCGTGGAAGACACCATCGCCGCCTTCAAGGGCCGCACCATCCACGCCTTCCACACCGAGGGCGCCGGCGGCGGCCATGCCCCGGACATCATCAAGGTGGCCGGGCTGCCGAACGTGCTGCCGTCGTCCACCAACCCGACGCGGCCCTTCACCCGCAACACCCTCGACGAACACCTCGACATGCTGATGGTGTGCCACCATCTCGACCCGTCGATTCCCGAGGATCTGGCGTTCGCCGAAAGCCGCATTCGCAAGGAGACCATCGCGGCCGAGGACATCCTGCACGATCTCGGCGTGCTCTCGATGATGTCGTCGGACAGCCAGGCCATGGGCCGGCTCGGCGAGGTGGCGACCCGCACGTGGCAGACCGCCCACAAGATGAAGGTGCAGCGTGGCCCGCTGCCCGGCGAGAACGGCAACGACAATGTCCGCGCCAAGCGCTACATCGCCAAGTACACCATCAACCCGGCGGTGGCCCACGGCGTGTCGAAGCACATCGGCTCGGTCGAGCCGGGCAAGCTCGCCGATCTCGTGCTGTGGTCGCCTGCCTTCTTCGGCACCAAGCCCGATCTCGTGCTCAAGGGCGGCATGATCGTCGCCGCGCCGATGGGCGACCCCAACGCCTCGATCCCGACGCCGCAGCCGGTGCACTACCGCCACATGTTCGGCGCGTTCGGCAAGGCGGTGGGCGCGACCTCCGTCACCTTCGTCTCGAAGGCGGCGATCGAGGGCGGGCTCGCCGGACGCCTCGGCCTTGAAAAGACGCTGGTCGCCGTCGAGAACACCCGCGGAGGCATCGGCAAGCGCTCGATGATCCACAACGACGCCACGCCGAAGATCACCGTCGATCCCGAGACCTACGCGGTAACGGCGGACGGCGAGCTGCTGGTGTGCGAGCCAGCCGAGGTGCTGCCGATGGCCCAGCGCTATTTCCTGTTCTGA
- a CDS encoding urease accessory protein UreE — protein sequence MLRATAILRHGEVDREKIVDRVTLDHAGRHRRRVVLGAEGGLSFLLDLGKAVVLHDGDALVLDDGRLVEVKAAAERLLAVKAADPLALARVAWHIGNRHTPAEITETAIFIEDDHVLADMVRGLGCAVEPVVRPFRPERGAYDHGGGHHHHDRFAEDESAHADGHDHDHGHHHHDDDHGHAHGHGHHDDDHDHGGHSHNHSHGHSHSQSHAHAHAHAHAEAGGKPVPADRPHAHQHVHVHTHVEADGTVTTHAHGHAHAHSHDTDGPHHHDRLHPDDAPHRHHHPRAEDGAS from the coding sequence ATGTTGCGTGCCACTGCCATCCTCCGCCACGGCGAGGTCGACCGCGAAAAGATCGTCGACCGCGTCACCCTCGACCATGCCGGCCGGCACCGGCGTCGCGTCGTTCTCGGCGCCGAGGGCGGGCTCTCCTTCCTGCTCGATCTCGGCAAGGCCGTCGTGCTCCACGACGGCGATGCGCTGGTGCTGGATGACGGCCGCCTCGTCGAGGTGAAGGCCGCGGCCGAGCGGCTCCTCGCGGTCAAGGCGGCCGATCCGCTCGCGCTCGCCCGCGTCGCCTGGCACATCGGCAACCGCCATACCCCGGCCGAGATCACCGAAACCGCGATCTTCATCGAGGACGACCACGTTCTCGCCGACATGGTGCGCGGCCTCGGCTGTGCCGTGGAGCCGGTGGTGCGCCCCTTCCGCCCCGAGCGCGGCGCCTACGACCATGGCGGCGGCCACCACCACCACGACCGCTTCGCCGAGGACGAATCGGCCCATGCCGACGGTCATGACCACGATCACGGTCACCACCATCACGACGACGACCACGGCCACGCCCATGGCCACGGGCATCATGACGACGACCATGATCACGGTGGGCACAGCCACAACCATAGTCATGGCCATTCCCATTCCCAATCCCATGCCCACGCCCACGCCCACGCTCATGCGGAGGCCGGGGGCAAACCGGTCCCGGCGGACAGGCCCCACGCGCACCAGCATGTGCACGTCCACACCCACGTCGAAGCGGACGGGACGGTGACGACCCACGCTCACGGCCACGCCCATGCGCATTCCCACGACACCGACGGGCCGCACCATCACGACCGGCTGCACCCCGACGACGCGCCGCACCGGCATCACCACCCGCGCGCCGAGGATGGCGCGTCGTGA
- a CDS encoding urease accessory protein UreF, giving the protein MSAHLPMMVWMSPAFPVGGFAYSHGLEWAAEAGDLKGADDLREWLGDLLFHGGPRNDAILFRAAFLASGSGDNDGLREAAELALAFAGSRERRLETVTQGNAFVIAATSSWPCAALDRLKAAWDGDIAYPVAVAVTAAGHGLALHPALEGFLVGVVGNLVSAAVRLGVVGQTGGQQAVAALVPAVERLAALVCGMDGAAVLTLDDLGGAAFRSDISALRHETQYTRLFRS; this is encoded by the coding sequence ATGAGCGCTCATCTACCGATGATGGTGTGGATGTCGCCCGCCTTTCCGGTGGGCGGATTCGCCTATTCCCACGGGCTCGAATGGGCCGCGGAAGCCGGCGACCTGAAGGGCGCCGACGACCTCAGGGAATGGCTCGGCGACCTCCTGTTCCACGGCGGTCCGCGCAACGACGCCATCCTGTTCCGCGCTGCCTTCCTCGCCAGCGGGAGCGGGGACAACGATGGGCTGCGCGAGGCCGCGGAACTCGCGCTCGCCTTCGCCGGCAGCCGGGAACGGCGGCTCGAAACCGTCACCCAGGGCAACGCCTTCGTCATCGCCGCCACCTCGTCCTGGCCCTGCGCGGCGCTCGACCGCCTGAAAGCGGCCTGGGATGGGGATATCGCCTATCCCGTCGCCGTCGCGGTGACCGCCGCCGGCCACGGTCTCGCTCTCCATCCGGCGCTCGAAGGCTTCCTCGTCGGCGTCGTCGGCAATCTGGTCTCGGCGGCCGTCCGCCTCGGCGTCGTCGGTCAGACCGGCGGCCAGCAGGCGGTGGCCGCGTTGGTGCCTGCCGTTGAAAGGCTCGCCGCCCTGGTCTGCGGCATGGACGGCGCAGCGGTCCTCACCCTCGACGATCTCGGCGGCGCGGCGTTCCGCAGCGACATCTCCGCCCTTCGACACGAAACCCAGTATACGAGGCTGTTCCGATCATGA
- the ureG gene encoding urease accessory protein UreG, translating to MSTSPNGPLRVGIGGPVGSGKTALMEALCKRLAGDYAVVAITNDIYTKEDAEILTRVGALPPERIMGVETGGCPHTAIREDCSLNLAAVADMNRRFPGLDLVLIESGGDNLAATFSPELADITIYVIDVSGGEKIPRKGGPGIIRSDLLVINKIDLAPYVGASLEVMERDTQRMRGERPYVFTNIRGGTGVDVVADFILRAGGLKA from the coding sequence ATGAGCACATCCCCCAATGGCCCCCTGCGCGTCGGCATCGGCGGGCCGGTCGGCTCGGGCAAGACCGCGTTGATGGAGGCGCTGTGCAAGCGGCTCGCGGGCGACTACGCCGTCGTCGCCATCACCAACGACATCTACACCAAGGAAGACGCGGAGATCCTGACGCGCGTCGGCGCGCTGCCGCCCGAGCGCATCATGGGCGTGGAGACCGGTGGGTGCCCGCACACCGCCATCCGCGAGGACTGCTCGCTCAATCTCGCCGCCGTCGCCGACATGAACCGCCGCTTTCCGGGGCTCGATCTCGTGCTGATCGAATCGGGCGGCGACAATCTCGCAGCGACGTTCTCGCCGGAACTCGCCGACATCACGATCTATGTGATCGATGTTTCCGGTGGCGAGAAGATCCCGCGCAAGGGCGGGCCCGGCATCATCCGGTCCGATCTTCTGGTGATCAACAAGATCGATCTCGCGCCCTATGTCGGCGCCAGCCTCGAGGTGATGGAGCGCGACACGCAGCGCATGCGTGGTGAGCGGCCCTATGTGTTCACCAACATTCGCGGCGGAACCGGCGTCGACGTGGTCGCCGACTTCATCCTGAGAGCCGGTGGCCTGAAGGCTTGA